One genomic segment of Nodularia sp. LEGE 06071 includes these proteins:
- a CDS encoding LysM peptidoglycan-binding domain-containing M23 family metallopeptidase — MTFPYRLLLLCSLVGTVGLTSTPLNSNSAQAAASCQTPALSRFQRHQVNRGETLESIAQRYNLTPSTLINMNPAIRNGSVTVGSELQIPPYNGMVVQVPSGQTWRQVAEKYEVRADTLFEINGCQQDPRVVFVPAGKVSPSRPITESPAPADTPPISIAGYPLQKMATVLLPYGWQINPSSREVFFHSGVDLLASVGSPVQAIAPGTIVFADQQGTYGQLIIVNHSGGLQSRYAHLGEIKVSVGQKVNEGDLLGTVGTTGEPTGSQPHLHFEMRSSSDLGWVAEDPKAYLKQ; from the coding sequence ATGACTTTTCCCTATCGTCTACTTTTGCTCTGTAGCCTAGTTGGTACTGTCGGGCTAACATCCACACCCCTGAACTCAAACAGCGCCCAAGCAGCCGCTAGTTGTCAAACTCCTGCGTTATCTCGCTTCCAGCGCCATCAAGTTAATCGTGGTGAAACTTTGGAAAGCATAGCACAGCGCTACAATCTCACGCCGTCAACCCTAATCAATATGAATCCTGCTATCAGAAACGGCAGCGTGACGGTTGGTAGCGAGCTGCAAATTCCTCCCTACAATGGGATGGTTGTACAAGTGCCTAGCGGACAAACTTGGCGACAGGTGGCAGAAAAATATGAAGTTCGTGCCGATACACTGTTTGAAATCAATGGTTGTCAACAAGACCCCAGAGTTGTATTTGTTCCAGCAGGAAAAGTTTCACCAAGTCGCCCCATAACTGAGTCTCCCGCACCTGCTGATACACCGCCTATATCCATTGCTGGGTATCCTTTGCAGAAAATGGCAACGGTGCTACTTCCTTATGGCTGGCAGATTAATCCTAGTTCTCGTGAAGTGTTTTTTCATAGCGGTGTGGATTTGTTGGCTTCTGTGGGTAGTCCTGTACAAGCGATCGCTCCGGGAACTATAGTGTTTGCTGATCAGCAAGGTACTTATGGCCAGTTGATCATCGTGAATCATAGTGGCGGACTCCAAAGCCGTTACGCCCATCTTGGTGAGATTAAAGTTTCCGTAGGTCAAAAAGTTAATGAGGGTGACTTGCTGGGAACCGTAGGTACTACTGGAGAGCCTACCGGAAGTCAGCCACACCTCCATTTTGAAATGCGCTCTAGCTCGGATTTGGGTTGGGTGGCGGAAGATCCTAAAGCTTATCTGAAGCAGTGA
- a CDS encoding isochorismatase, which yields MNTRRKTQLPIPPHFNAEKVGEVWRVPYQEIAAAAEAWAEQHNIQPAALDKTNICLLLIDVQNTFCIPGFELFVGGKSGTGAVDDNRRICEFIYRNLGLITKIIPTLDTHTATQIFHPIFWINDAGEHPTPAATNITPADIETGIWKVNPAVASSITNGNYELLEKHAYHYVKQLSQNGKYPLTVWPYHSMLGGIGHALVSSVEEAIFFHSIARQTQTQFEIKGDNPLTENYSVLSPEVLTDFNQNPLAQKNTPLIKQLLEFDAVIIAGQAKSHCVAWTIDDLLTEIKQIDSTLSQKIYLLENCTSPVVVPGVVDYTEQADTAFRKFAAAGMQIIKSSHTF from the coding sequence ATGAATACCCGGAGAAAAACTCAGCTACCAATTCCTCCTCACTTCAACGCTGAAAAAGTTGGAGAAGTCTGGCGCGTACCCTATCAAGAAATAGCCGCAGCAGCCGAAGCTTGGGCAGAACAACATAATATTCAACCAGCAGCTTTAGATAAAACCAATATTTGCCTACTTTTAATTGATGTGCAGAACACATTCTGTATCCCCGGATTTGAATTATTTGTCGGTGGTAAATCCGGGACTGGGGCAGTTGATGATAATAGGCGGATATGTGAGTTTATTTATCGCAATTTAGGATTAATTACCAAAATTATTCCCACATTAGACACCCACACTGCAACACAAATTTTTCATCCCATATTTTGGATTAACGATGCAGGTGAACATCCGACACCAGCCGCAACTAACATTACCCCAGCAGATATAGAAACAGGTATTTGGAAAGTTAACCCAGCAGTAGCAAGCAGTATTACCAATGGCAATTATGAATTATTAGAAAAACACGCTTACCATTACGTTAAACAACTCAGCCAAAATGGGAAATATCCCCTCACAGTTTGGCCTTATCACTCCATGTTAGGCGGAATTGGTCATGCCTTAGTTTCATCAGTTGAAGAAGCAATATTTTTCCATAGCATTGCGCGTCAAACCCAGACACAATTTGAAATCAAAGGAGATAATCCCCTCACAGAAAATTACTCCGTTTTAAGTCCAGAAGTTTTAACAGATTTTAACCAAAACCCACTCGCCCAAAAAAACACACCCCTGATTAAACAACTACTAGAATTTGATGCTGTCATAATTGCAGGTCAAGCCAAAAGCCACTGCGTCGCCTGGACAATTGACGATTTGCTCACAGAAATTAAACAGATAGATAGCACCCTGAGCCAAAAAATTTATTTACTAGAAAACTGCACATCCCCTGTAGTCGTCCCTGGTGTAGTGGACTACACAGAACAAGCAGACACAGCATTTAGAAAATTTGCAGCAGCCGGAATGCAGATCATCAAATCCAGTCACACCTTTTAA
- a CDS encoding ParA family protein has protein sequence MAQKIALFNHKGGVSKTTTIFNLGWMLASKGKRVILVDTDPECNLTRIALKAETEDDEARIENIYNTHSNIKTALAPAFESQPRAIEAVDCIPIEGQEGLFLLPGHVGFTEYEVILSKAQEISGSIQKLKNLPGAISDLLEKTANKFNADYILIDMSPSLGAINQNLLMTSDFFLVPISADLFSVLGIDALSRILPKWCNWARITSANHILKEAAYPFPHFKLKFLGTIVQKYRIVRGKETAAFQTWIAKIKNVVKNKLVPILDKNHLLLPQQVYTEQGMNSSFTLAEISNFNSLIAISQEHSTPVYALTPEQLGTGIVGENNQKKQEEFKTTFSELADKIIALSSSYAVSA, from the coding sequence ATGGCTCAAAAGATTGCCTTGTTCAATCACAAAGGTGGTGTCAGTAAGACCACAACTATTTTTAACTTAGGTTGGATGCTTGCTTCAAAGGGTAAGAGAGTTATCCTTGTAGATACTGATCCTGAATGTAATCTTACACGTATCGCTCTAAAAGCGGAAACCGAAGACGACGAAGCAAGAATAGAAAACATCTACAACACACATTCAAATATCAAGACTGCCTTGGCTCCTGCATTTGAGTCACAACCAAGGGCTATTGAAGCTGTAGATTGTATTCCGATAGAAGGTCAAGAGGGTTTATTTTTGTTACCTGGTCATGTGGGCTTTACTGAATACGAAGTAATATTAAGTAAAGCCCAAGAAATTAGTGGTTCAATACAGAAACTCAAAAACTTGCCGGGTGCGATTTCGGATCTCTTGGAAAAAACTGCTAATAAATTTAATGCTGACTACATTTTGATTGATATGAGTCCAAGTTTAGGAGCAATCAATCAAAATTTATTAATGACAAGTGACTTTTTCTTAGTCCCTATATCTGCGGATTTATTTTCTGTGCTAGGAATTGATGCTCTGTCAAGAATTTTACCAAAGTGGTGTAACTGGGCAAGGATCACAAGTGCAAACCATATACTAAAAGAAGCTGCTTATCCATTCCCACATTTTAAATTGAAATTTTTAGGAACTATAGTTCAAAAATATAGAATTGTCAGAGGGAAAGAAACAGCCGCATTTCAAACTTGGATAGCAAAAATCAAGAATGTAGTTAAAAATAAATTAGTACCAATTCTAGATAAGAATCATCTATTACTACCTCAGCAGGTATATACTGAACAAGGTATGAATAGCAGTTTCACTCTGGCAGAAATTTCTAACTTTAACAGTTTAATTGCTATCTCACAGGAACACAGTACACCAGTTTATGCGTTAACACCTGAGCAATTAGGAACTGGTATAGTAGGCGAGAATAATCAAAAAAAGCAAGAGGAATTTAAAACAACTTTTTCTGAATTAGCAGATAAAATTATTGCACTATCATCCAGTTATGCAGTCAGCGCTTGA
- a CDS encoding HEPN domain-containing protein produces MQSALDQFRISIQRVRDLIALHNSVKAQPTAAQDISDILRSALVLGVSALDYYIHEVVTLGMLEIHRGTRPEPAVPRNSTQSSFSRFQVSLGNAREDRKISIDIASWIESEIQQSHGDDFLQESHNISSLIPVISNIIWNKLNNTSWLEDEIRETLSYKSFQEPEKIAEAVRYISNQKLWEEVANKMGRRDKDIKQQLKLIVDRRNKIAHEADIDPTLSLGNRRDIDESMVNDAVNFIEQVVESIHQIL; encoded by the coding sequence ATGCAGTCAGCGCTTGACCAATTTCGTATTAGTATTCAGCGTGTTCGGGATCTGATTGCTCTTCATAACTCAGTTAAGGCTCAACCTACTGCTGCTCAGGATATCTCCGACATTTTACGATCTGCCCTAGTTTTAGGAGTGAGTGCTTTGGATTATTATATCCATGAGGTTGTCACATTAGGTATGCTGGAAATTCATCGAGGAACGCGCCCTGAGCCAGCAGTTCCAAGAAATTCCACTCAATCATCCTTTTCACGTTTTCAGGTTTCTCTAGGAAATGCGCGTGAAGATAGAAAAATATCTATAGATATTGCTTCTTGGATAGAGAGTGAAATACAGCAGAGTCATGGAGATGATTTTTTGCAGGAATCTCATAATATATCCAGTTTGATTCCAGTTATTTCAAATATTATTTGGAATAAACTAAATAATACCTCATGGTTAGAAGATGAAATTAGAGAAACTTTGAGCTATAAAAGTTTCCAGGAACCAGAAAAAATCGCAGAGGCAGTTAGATACATCTCCAATCAAAAATTATGGGAAGAAGTTGCGAATAAAATGGGCAGGCGCGATAAAGATATTAAGCAACAACTAAAATTAATTGTAGATCGTAGGAATAAAATTGCTCATGAAGCTGATATAGATCCTACTCTTAGCTTAGGTAATCGCCGGGATATCGATGAATCAATGGTTAATGATGCAGTTAATTTCATTGAGCAAGTGGTTGAGAGTATTCATCAAATTTTGTAG
- the ispG gene encoding (E)-4-hydroxy-3-methylbut-2-enyl-diphosphate synthase — MQTLPTPTTIDTTAVKPIFDTKIQRRKTRPVKVGDVTIGGNYPVVVQSMINEDTLDIDGSVAAIRRLHEIGCEIVRVTVPSMAHARVMAEIKQRLIKTYQDVPIVADVHHNGLKIALEVAKHIEKVRINPGLYVFEKPNSNRSEYTKTEFDEIGDKIRETLEPLVVSLRDQGKAMRIGVNHGSLAERMLFTYGDTPEGMVESALEFIRICESLDFRNLVISMKASRVPVMIAAYRMMAKRLDELGMDYPLHLGVTEAGDGEYGRIKSTAGIATLLTDGIGDTIRVSLTEAPEKEIPVCYSILQALGLRKTMVEYVACPSCGRTLFNLEEVLHKVREATKHLTGLDVAVMGCIVNGPGEMADADYGYVGKTPGYISLYRGREEIKKVPEAQGVEELINLIKADGRWVEP; from the coding sequence ATGCAAACTCTGCCAACTCCTACAACCATTGACACCACAGCAGTTAAACCCATTTTTGATACCAAAATTCAGCGGCGTAAAACCCGACCTGTCAAAGTGGGAGATGTGACTATTGGGGGTAACTACCCAGTGGTAGTGCAGTCGATGATTAACGAGGATACTCTTGATATTGATGGTTCCGTAGCAGCGATTCGTCGTTTACACGAAATTGGTTGTGAAATTGTCCGCGTCACAGTGCCAAGTATGGCTCACGCTAGAGTGATGGCGGAAATTAAACAAAGATTAATTAAAACTTACCAAGATGTGCCAATCGTAGCCGATGTGCATCACAATGGCCTGAAAATCGCCTTGGAAGTCGCCAAGCACATCGAAAAAGTGCGAATTAATCCGGGGTTGTATGTGTTTGAGAAACCCAACTCCAATAGAAGCGAATATACTAAAACCGAATTTGATGAAATTGGCGACAAAATCCGCGAAACTCTAGAACCTTTAGTGGTTTCCTTGCGAGATCAAGGTAAAGCCATGCGAATTGGCGTAAATCATGGTTCTCTGGCGGAAAGAATGCTATTTACCTACGGCGACACCCCAGAAGGAATGGTGGAATCTGCCTTAGAGTTTATTCGCATTTGTGAATCTTTAGATTTCCGCAACTTGGTAATTTCCATGAAAGCCTCACGGGTTCCCGTGATGATAGCCGCTTATCGGATGATGGCTAAACGCTTGGATGAACTGGGTATGGATTATCCTTTGCATTTGGGTGTCACAGAAGCCGGTGATGGTGAATATGGACGCATTAAATCCACAGCCGGAATTGCCACATTACTAACTGATGGCATTGGCGATACAATTCGCGTGTCACTGACAGAAGCCCCAGAAAAGGAAATTCCCGTCTGCTACAGCATTCTGCAAGCTTTAGGATTGCGGAAAACAATGGTGGAGTATGTCGCTTGTCCTTCTTGTGGGCGGACTTTATTCAATTTAGAAGAAGTTTTACACAAAGTCCGGGAAGCTACCAAACACTTAACTGGGTTGGACGTAGCCGTGATGGGTTGCATTGTGAATGGCCCTGGAGAAATGGCAGATGCTGACTATGGTTATGTTGGTAAAACACCAGGTTACATTTCTTTATATCGTGGCCGAGAAGAAATTAAAAAAGTCCCAGAAGCCCAAGGAGTTGAGGAATTGATTAACCTGATTAAGGCAGATGGACGTTGGGTAGAACCGTAA
- the ctpC gene encoding carboxyl-terminal processing protease CtpC, with the protein MVITKSRLVLGATAVTLSTIAVTSLGIHSRGQALFKASPKELVDEVWQIVQRQYVDGTFNQVDWLAVRKEYLGKSYSSQQDAYTSIREMLKKLDDPYTRFMDPEEFKNMQVDTSGELTGIGITISQDEETKKIVVISPIDDTPAFKAGILAKDIITKINGKSTEGMDTNEAVSMIRGEPGTKINLTIERDGQAKQFEITRARIEIHPVKYSTQPTPAGKLGYIRLNQFSANASREMQSAIRDLERQRVDGYIMDLRGNPGGLLFSSVEIARMWLDRGTIVSTIDRRGEQEREVARGRALTNKPLVILVDKGSASASEILSGALQDNKRAVLVGSQTFGKGLVQSVRPLEDGSGLAVTIAKYITPNGTDINKHGVDPDVTVDLSDEQREELWLKQREKLATLADPQFAKAVEVLGKEIAAKGITSSDKK; encoded by the coding sequence ATGGTGATTACAAAAAGTAGACTTGTTTTGGGTGCTACGGCCGTGACGCTTTCCACGATTGCTGTTACTAGCCTGGGCATTCACTCTCGAGGTCAGGCTTTATTTAAAGCAAGTCCCAAAGAATTAGTAGACGAAGTTTGGCAAATTGTTCAGCGCCAATATGTAGATGGTACTTTTAATCAAGTCGATTGGCTGGCTGTGCGGAAGGAGTACTTAGGCAAGTCCTACAGTAGTCAGCAAGATGCCTATACATCCATCCGGGAAATGCTGAAGAAGCTGGATGATCCCTATACCCGGTTTATGGACCCAGAAGAGTTCAAGAATATGCAAGTTGACACCTCTGGGGAACTCACTGGTATTGGCATCACCATCAGTCAAGATGAAGAAACGAAAAAGATTGTGGTGATTTCGCCCATTGATGATACACCTGCATTTAAAGCGGGGATTTTGGCGAAGGATATCATCACCAAAATTAATGGTAAAAGCACTGAGGGGATGGATACCAACGAAGCAGTATCCATGATTCGTGGTGAGCCAGGAACGAAAATCAATCTCACAATTGAACGTGACGGTCAAGCCAAACAGTTTGAAATCACACGCGCCCGCATTGAAATTCATCCAGTTAAATATTCCACACAGCCAACTCCAGCAGGTAAACTCGGTTATATTCGCCTAAATCAGTTCAGCGCCAATGCTAGCCGGGAAATGCAAAGCGCGATCAGAGATTTAGAAAGGCAACGTGTAGACGGATATATTATGGATTTACGTGGTAATCCAGGTGGTTTACTCTTCTCTAGTGTGGAAATTGCTCGAATGTGGCTGGATAGAGGGACAATTGTTTCCACTATTGACCGCCGGGGTGAACAAGAGCGGGAAGTGGCTAGGGGTCGGGCTTTGACGAATAAACCCCTGGTGATATTAGTTGATAAAGGATCAGCTAGTGCCAGTGAAATTCTTTCAGGAGCTTTGCAGGATAATAAACGTGCCGTTTTGGTGGGTTCTCAAACTTTCGGTAAAGGTTTAGTGCAATCGGTGCGTCCTTTAGAAGATGGTTCGGGTTTAGCGGTGACAATTGCTAAATATATTACTCCCAATGGTACAGATATCAATAAACACGGCGTTGATCCCGATGTGACTGTGGACTTGTCTGATGAGCAGCGTGAAGAATTGTGGTTGAAGCAGCGTGAAAAACTGGCTACACTCGCAGACCCTCAATTTGCTAAAGCTGTGGAAGTTTTGGGTAAGGAAATTGCTGCTAAAGGTATAACTAGTTCTGATAAAAAGTGA
- a CDS encoding zinc-binding dehydrogenase, whose amino-acid sequence MKAVLMTAAGSPEVLQLQDVPKPILPLENSQLLVHLVAAGVNPIDTKLRQRGTFYPEQMPAILGCDGAGVVEGVGAGVERFRLGDEVYFCYGGLGAQQGNYAEYTVVDERFVARKPASVSFAEAAAAPLVLITAWEALYERGRLAPGERVLIHAGAGGVGHVAIQLAKLKGASVCTTVSSQEKANFVKELGADEVIFYQETDFVAAVLNWTGGEGVDLAFDTVGGETFNKTFPAVRVYGDIVTILEPKADTVWKTARSRNLRVGLELMLTPMLQGLEESLKHHAEILAQCATWMDEGKLKVQVSHRFALAEAAQAHQVLESGAMMGKVVLLMSDE is encoded by the coding sequence GTGAAAGCCGTTTTAATGACAGCAGCCGGTAGTCCTGAAGTTTTGCAATTACAGGATGTGCCAAAACCTATTTTACCTTTAGAAAATAGTCAGCTTTTAGTCCACCTAGTAGCGGCTGGTGTTAACCCTATTGATACAAAACTCCGTCAGCGAGGTACTTTTTACCCTGAACAAATGCCGGCGATTTTAGGCTGTGATGGTGCTGGTGTTGTTGAAGGTGTGGGTGCTGGTGTTGAAAGATTTCGCTTGGGTGATGAGGTATATTTTTGCTATGGTGGTCTGGGCGCACAACAAGGTAATTATGCAGAATATACTGTGGTTGATGAGCGATTTGTGGCACGTAAACCTGCGTCGGTTTCCTTTGCAGAAGCCGCAGCAGCGCCTCTAGTATTAATTACTGCGTGGGAAGCTTTGTATGAACGGGGGAGATTAGCACCTGGGGAACGGGTGTTGATTCATGCGGGTGCTGGTGGTGTTGGTCATGTCGCGATTCAATTGGCAAAACTCAAGGGTGCTTCTGTCTGCACTACTGTGAGTTCTCAGGAAAAGGCCAATTTTGTGAAAGAACTCGGTGCTGATGAAGTAATTTTTTATCAAGAAACGGATTTTGTCGCGGCGGTGTTAAATTGGACTGGTGGTGAAGGTGTCGATTTAGCTTTTGATACTGTTGGCGGCGAAACTTTTAACAAAACTTTTCCGGCTGTGCGGGTATATGGTGATATTGTGACGATTCTGGAACCAAAGGCTGATACTGTTTGGAAGACTGCTAGATCACGTAATCTCCGCGTTGGGTTAGAATTAATGCTGACTCCGATGTTGCAAGGTTTGGAGGAGAGTCTGAAGCATCATGCAGAAATTTTGGCACAGTGTGCTACTTGGATGGATGAAGGTAAGTTGAAAGTTCAGGTGAGCCATCGGTTTGCTTTGGCGGAAGCGGCTCAGGCTCATCAAGTTTTGGAATCTGGTGCGATGATGGGTAAAGTTGTTCTGCTGATGAGTGATGAGTGA
- a CDS encoding pentapeptide repeat-containing protein: MIEFFFKRIRLRRSRRVGARRSAQRVAEIGFCVSLRWVCIYVCVILAWLFFSLPAGATQTQPERIPLSLELLQERLHTPIIREGNLTVDLRQMVIDLRPENGEFRDNFYLLLRKELQKSGTKPLGLDLSNSLIQGNFVGSDLGLRTPLYAPVISSEQPVSVYAPILTSSEQEQLAHLRSVCLQSLAIALPNSKDCRALLGSQPTASSEISVFRGSLTLVQTRFNGEVLFPNTFFFQSVNAKNAIFLQPTNWAETRFSRSVRFTGANFRQLTNFQTSVFFAQANFEKAQFQDKVDFQDSTFEETAKFNEASFKESAKFNRAQWRGNVDFSGVRFADTAQFTQANFHQDLFLAEAIFEQAVIFREVLFKQAVNLRGASIFNQADFSDARFAKEAFLNVPGLTFNSNQAKILGNPGEIGKMFRVPTSQGNQNILRNLGQNFRQQQQIADANQLEYTKQKLRLRELSHRLVDRNINSATRKILVNLGFSATQAEAIAQRRIIEPFRNTSDLLSLPDIDLATYNQLSDRLVIAEPFSPGGWLLQAARWLALSVLLLLSGYGTSFWLVFGVGGVAIAYFGWLFWLVDRYRRLHPVPIIPTFYETTWILAGFSFLTLFSLLAIFRNAEQPWLTLGCLFMIIVPLPIILLIRLYQQGRYHDLMDVSYFTEDGTFRQLRLLIGRLPVIPRYQMFRERYLHLLWNRRWNWLNYYDFSLNNLVRLGFNDIRLRDEHLPGIIATLAWYQWSLGVLYITLVLWTLSRTIPGLNLLIYLK, translated from the coding sequence GTGATTGAATTTTTTTTTAAACGCATTCGCCTGAGGCGTTCCCGCAGGGTAGGGGCGCGGAGATCAGCGCAAAGGGTCGCGGAGATTGGATTCTGTGTATCTCTGCGTTGGGTTTGTATATATGTCTGCGTTATATTGGCTTGGCTTTTCTTTTCTTTACCTGCTGGGGCTACCCAAACCCAACCGGAACGCATTCCTTTAAGTCTGGAGTTGTTGCAGGAACGATTGCATACTCCGATCATTCGTGAGGGTAATTTGACTGTAGATTTACGGCAGATGGTGATTGATTTGCGACCGGAGAATGGGGAATTTCGGGATAATTTTTATCTGTTGCTGCGAAAGGAGTTACAAAAGTCGGGGACTAAGCCTTTGGGTTTAGATTTGAGTAATTCTCTGATTCAGGGGAATTTTGTGGGTAGCGATTTGGGTTTGAGAACTCCTCTCTACGCCCCGGTTATATCTAGTGAACAGCCTGTAAGTGTCTATGCTCCTATTTTGACGAGTAGTGAACAAGAACAACTGGCACACTTGCGTTCTGTTTGTTTGCAATCTTTAGCGATCGCTTTACCTAATTCTAAGGACTGTCGCGCCCTTTTGGGAAGTCAGCCGACTGCATCTAGTGAAATCAGTGTGTTTCGTGGTTCTTTAACTCTGGTGCAAACTCGCTTCAATGGGGAAGTGCTGTTTCCGAATACATTCTTTTTTCAGTCGGTGAATGCTAAAAATGCTATTTTTCTGCAGCCGACTAATTGGGCTGAAACTAGATTTAGCCGTTCTGTGCGCTTCACTGGGGCGAATTTCCGGCAATTGACTAATTTTCAGACAAGTGTTTTTTTTGCTCAGGCTAATTTTGAGAAAGCGCAATTTCAGGACAAGGTTGATTTTCAAGATAGCACTTTTGAAGAGACTGCTAAATTCAATGAGGCTAGTTTTAAGGAATCAGCTAAATTCAATCGGGCGCAATGGCGGGGGAATGTTGATTTTTCTGGTGTACGCTTTGCTGATACAGCACAGTTTACTCAGGCGAATTTCCATCAGGATCTTTTTCTGGCAGAAGCTATTTTTGAGCAAGCTGTAATTTTTCGAGAGGTGCTGTTTAAGCAAGCTGTAAATTTACGTGGTGCTAGCATTTTTAACCAAGCCGATTTTAGTGATGCGAGGTTTGCTAAGGAGGCTTTTTTAAATGTCCCTGGTTTAACTTTTAATTCTAACCAAGCGAAGATTTTAGGTAATCCCGGTGAAATTGGCAAGATGTTTCGCGTTCCGACTTCCCAAGGTAATCAAAACATTTTGCGGAATTTGGGGCAGAATTTCCGTCAGCAGCAACAAATCGCCGATGCGAATCAGTTGGAATATACAAAACAAAAACTGCGACTCAGGGAACTCAGCCATCGTTTGGTGGATAGAAATATTAATAGTGCTACCCGAAAAATTTTGGTTAATTTGGGTTTTAGTGCAACTCAGGCGGAAGCGATCGCGCAGCGTCGAATTATAGAACCGTTTCGCAATACCAGTGACTTGTTAAGTTTACCAGATATTGATTTAGCAACATACAACCAATTAAGCGATCGCCTAGTAATTGCTGAACCTTTTTCCCCTGGTGGCTGGTTGCTACAAGCTGCAAGATGGTTGGCTTTGAGTGTACTGCTGCTGCTTAGTGGCTATGGTACCAGCTTTTGGTTAGTCTTTGGCGTGGGCGGAGTGGCGATCGCTTACTTTGGCTGGCTATTTTGGCTAGTGGATCGCTATCGTCGCTTGCATCCTGTGCCAATTATTCCCACATTTTACGAAACCACATGGATATTGGCTGGTTTTAGCTTTTTAACCCTCTTTAGCTTATTAGCTATCTTCCGCAATGCTGAACAGCCTTGGCTGACACTAGGGTGTCTTTTCATGATTATTGTTCCCTTACCAATAATTTTATTAATCCGACTTTACCAACAAGGCCGCTATCACGATTTAATGGACGTTTCCTATTTCACAGAAGACGGTACTTTTCGGCAGTTACGATTACTAATTGGGCGATTACCAGTCATACCAAGATATCAAATGTTTCGTGAACGATATCTGCATTTATTATGGAACCGCCGTTGGAACTGGTTAAATTACTACGACTTTAGTCTCAACAATTTAGTCAGGTTAGGATTTAACGATATTCGCCTACGAGATGAACATTTACCAGGTATTATCGCCACACTTGCTTGGTATCAGTGGAGTTTGGGTGTACTTTACATCACCCTAGTTTTGTGGACTCTTTCTCGCACTATTCCCGGATTAAACTTACTGATTTATCTTAAGTAA
- a CDS encoding peptidylprolyl isomerase, translated as MSQILTISGSDIIHSLKLSSQVPGLVEAIASQKIVAEVAERSGITVTPEEIQEEGDQLRLAKKLVKAQDTLIWLEKNYLSVNEFEESVHNKILSKKLANSLFNSEVERFFYQHQLDYVAAITYEIIFDDKDLALEMFYAMEEGEISFPEIARLYIPEPELRSTYGYQGRRHRKDFRPEIAAAVFAATPPQILKPIATSKGVYLIWVEEISQPQLDESLREKIITELFTDWLKQQIECMEIITQLDSDTLQPEKELLKQS; from the coding sequence TTCACAGCCTCAAACTATCATCGCAAGTTCCTGGTCTTGTAGAGGCGATCGCATCGCAAAAGATTGTTGCAGAAGTAGCCGAACGCTCAGGAATCACTGTGACACCAGAAGAAATACAGGAAGAAGGAGATCAATTACGTTTAGCCAAGAAGCTTGTCAAAGCTCAAGATACATTGATATGGCTAGAAAAAAACTATCTTTCTGTGAATGAGTTTGAAGAATCAGTCCACAACAAAATCCTGTCCAAGAAGTTAGCAAATTCTCTATTTAACTCCGAAGTCGAACGGTTCTTTTATCAACACCAACTAGATTATGTCGCCGCCATCACCTATGAAATCATTTTTGATGATAAAGACTTGGCTTTAGAAATGTTTTATGCGATGGAAGAAGGAGAAATCAGTTTTCCCGAAATTGCTCGCCTATATATCCCTGAACCAGAGCTTCGCAGTACTTATGGATATCAGGGACGGCGACACCGCAAAGATTTTCGCCCAGAAATTGCCGCTGCTGTATTTGCTGCAACTCCCCCGCAGATTCTCAAGCCAATTGCAACTTCAAAAGGAGTGTATTTAATTTGGGTAGAAGAAATTAGTCAACCCCAATTAGATGAATCGTTACGCGAAAAAATTATTACAGAATTATTCACCGATTGGTTAAAGCAACAAATCGAATGTATGGAAATCATTACTCAGCTAGATTCAGATACCTTACAGCCAGAGAAAGAATTACTGAAGCAGTCTTAA